A genomic region of Kribbella sp. NBC_00382 contains the following coding sequences:
- a CDS encoding acyl-CoA dehydrogenase family protein: MGFEPSVRAQELIGQVDGFIRTEIEPVEAELHAATKAASDPWEPLPAFKELQAKARKQGLWNLFLPPAEPGNEQYGEGLSNLDYAPIAELTGRSFIAPYVFNCNAPDTGNMEVLLRYGSAEQRQQWLEPLLDGTIRSAFCMTEPDVASSDATNMEATAIVDGDQVVINGRKWWSTGVGHPDCDLLIFMGLTDPDAHRYARHTMVLVPRDARGVKVERLLPAMSRYDEPHGHGEVSFTDVRVPVENILVGPGRAFEIAQGRLGPGRVHHCMRLIGLAEKALELAILRGTSRTAFGKPLVNLGGNRERIADARIAINQARLLVLQTAYLLDTKGLAGALSEVSQIKVAVPRMAQDVIDMAIQLHGGGGLSDDFPLAGAWTSARALRLADGPDEVHRGVVAKIELAKYKESE; the protein is encoded by the coding sequence ATGGGGTTCGAACCGTCCGTGAGGGCGCAGGAGTTGATCGGGCAGGTCGACGGGTTCATCCGGACCGAGATCGAGCCGGTCGAGGCCGAGCTGCATGCCGCGACCAAGGCCGCCAGTGATCCGTGGGAGCCGTTGCCCGCGTTCAAGGAGTTGCAGGCGAAGGCCCGCAAGCAGGGTCTGTGGAACCTGTTCCTGCCACCCGCCGAGCCCGGCAACGAGCAGTACGGCGAAGGGCTGAGCAACCTCGACTACGCGCCGATCGCGGAGTTGACCGGCCGCTCGTTCATCGCGCCGTACGTGTTCAACTGCAACGCCCCGGACACCGGCAACATGGAGGTGCTGCTCCGCTACGGCAGCGCCGAGCAGAGGCAGCAGTGGCTGGAGCCGTTGCTGGACGGCACGATCCGGTCCGCGTTCTGCATGACCGAGCCCGATGTCGCCTCCTCCGACGCGACCAACATGGAAGCCACCGCGATCGTCGACGGCGACCAGGTCGTCATCAACGGCCGCAAGTGGTGGAGTACAGGCGTCGGCCACCCGGACTGCGACCTGCTCATCTTCATGGGCCTCACCGACCCCGACGCCCACCGGTACGCCCGCCACACGATGGTCCTGGTACCGCGAGACGCCCGCGGCGTGAAGGTCGAGCGCCTGCTCCCCGCCATGAGCCGGTACGACGAACCGCACGGCCACGGCGAGGTCTCCTTCACCGACGTGCGGGTGCCCGTGGAAAACATCCTGGTCGGTCCCGGTCGCGCGTTCGAGATCGCCCAAGGACGACTCGGTCCGGGACGCGTACACCACTGCATGCGGCTGATCGGCCTTGCGGAGAAGGCGCTCGAGCTCGCCATCCTGCGCGGGACCAGCCGGACCGCGTTCGGTAAGCCGCTGGTCAACCTCGGTGGCAACCGCGAGCGGATCGCCGACGCGCGGATCGCGATCAACCAGGCGCGGCTGCTCGTGCTGCAGACGGCGTACCTGCTGGACACCAAGGGCCTGGCCGGTGCGTTGAGCGAGGTCAGCCAGATCAAGGTCGCGGTACCGCGGATGGCGCAGGACGTGATCGACATGGCGATCCAGTTGCACGGTGGTGGCGGGCTGTCCGACGACTTCCCGCTGGCGGGTGCATGGACGAGTGCGCGAGCACTGCGGCTGGCCGACGGGCCGGACGAGGTGCATCGTGGAGTGGTCGCGAAGATCGAGCTGGCGAAGTACAAGGAGTCCGAATGA
- a CDS encoding AAA family ATPase has product MRKPERIFARDQEWAQLTRFAASSADRPQFGVVSGRRRQGKTYLVEGLAEQSGGLYFGATQATETESLALFAAAIGAHLGAPSPPRFDSWDEAIRFLFSIDAGGPFVIDEFPYLSQVSPALPSILQREIDQAASAGRRTKVLVCGSAMSVMGGLLGGTAPLRGRATLELVVRPFDYLLASEYWGIRDPRLAALLHSVVGGTPAYRRFVNDDGPDSLDDFDDWVLRTVLSPASPLFREARYLLEEEMNVRDGALYHSVLAAVASGNHTRGGIANYVGRKATEIGHQLIVLEDSGLLRRRPDVFRSGRTGYEVAEPLIVFYQVVMRPQWGLLESGRAANVWEAARPRFSSQVVGPHFEQLCRDYAISAPAELYGELPGEIGAGVVADHANRSQIEVDVAVLAPAISGRRRKVLSLGEAKWGEVMGQRHVSRLERARQLLSRDYDTSDTILACYSGAGFEPDLDPSVLTVGLDDLYRRPS; this is encoded by the coding sequence ATGAGGAAGCCTGAACGGATCTTCGCTCGCGACCAGGAGTGGGCGCAGCTGACGAGATTCGCCGCGTCGTCGGCTGATCGACCCCAGTTCGGGGTGGTCAGCGGCCGGCGGCGGCAGGGCAAGACCTATCTGGTCGAAGGCCTCGCCGAACAGTCCGGCGGCCTGTACTTCGGCGCCACCCAGGCGACCGAGACTGAGTCGCTCGCGCTGTTCGCCGCAGCGATCGGCGCACACCTCGGCGCTCCGTCGCCGCCTCGCTTCGACAGCTGGGACGAGGCCATCCGCTTCCTCTTCTCGATCGATGCCGGCGGCCCGTTCGTCATCGACGAGTTTCCATATCTGAGCCAGGTATCGCCCGCACTGCCCTCGATCCTGCAGCGGGAGATCGACCAGGCGGCGTCGGCGGGCAGGCGGACCAAGGTGCTGGTGTGTGGGTCCGCGATGTCGGTGATGGGTGGCCTGCTGGGTGGCACGGCTCCCTTGCGCGGCCGGGCAACGCTCGAACTGGTGGTCCGGCCGTTCGACTACCTGTTGGCGTCCGAGTACTGGGGCATTCGCGATCCGAGGCTTGCCGCGCTGCTGCATTCTGTCGTCGGTGGCACACCGGCGTACCGGCGGTTCGTGAACGACGACGGGCCGGACTCGCTCGACGACTTCGACGACTGGGTACTGCGTACCGTGCTGAGCCCGGCGAGTCCGCTGTTTCGCGAAGCCCGATACCTGCTCGAGGAGGAGATGAACGTCCGTGACGGCGCGCTCTACCACTCGGTTCTCGCAGCGGTTGCCTCTGGCAACCATACGAGAGGTGGGATCGCCAACTACGTCGGGCGCAAGGCGACTGAGATTGGGCACCAGCTGATCGTTCTGGAAGACAGCGGGCTGCTGCGGCGCCGGCCCGATGTCTTCAGATCGGGGCGAACGGGCTACGAGGTCGCCGAGCCGCTGATCGTCTTCTACCAGGTGGTGATGCGGCCGCAGTGGGGTCTGCTCGAGAGTGGCCGGGCCGCGAACGTCTGGGAAGCGGCGAGGCCGCGCTTCTCCTCGCAGGTCGTCGGCCCGCATTTCGAGCAACTCTGCCGTGACTACGCGATATCCGCGCCGGCCGAGCTGTACGGCGAGTTGCCGGGTGAGATCGGAGCGGGCGTCGTGGCGGACCACGCCAATCGGAGCCAGATCGAAGTGGATGTTGCCGTCCTCGCGCCCGCGATCTCCGGCCGACGGCGCAAGGTGCTGTCGCTGGGTGAGGCCAAGTGGGGCGAGGTGATGGGGCAACGCCATGTCAGCCGCCTTGAGCGGGCTCGGCAACTGTTGTCCCGTGACTACGACACGTCGGACACGATCCTCGCCTGCTACAGCGGCGCCGGCTTCGAGCCGGACCTGGACCCGAGCGTGCTGACCGTGGGCCTTGACGATCTGTACCGACGCCCCAGCTAG
- a CDS encoding VOC family protein has protein sequence MKFEDAVMVMSLRIEVFVADVEASGEFYRRVMAFDELSRQPADGPAQYLWMGRGSARIGIGAGDAAIDPATRHTPRGTEIVLEVDDLEAELARVQETGWPIAAGLQTQPWGLRDFRLHDPDGYYLRITSRRH, from the coding sequence ATGAAGTTCGAGGATGCCGTCATGGTGATGAGTTTGCGGATCGAGGTCTTCGTGGCGGACGTCGAGGCATCGGGTGAGTTCTACCGGCGAGTGATGGCCTTCGACGAACTGTCCCGGCAGCCGGCTGACGGCCCGGCGCAGTACCTGTGGATGGGTCGCGGCAGCGCCCGGATCGGGATCGGTGCCGGGGACGCCGCGATCGACCCGGCGACCCGGCACACGCCCCGGGGGACGGAGATCGTGCTCGAAGTGGACGACCTGGAAGCGGAGCTCGCTCGCGTTCAGGAGACCGGTTGGCCGATCGCGGCCGGACTGCAGACGCAGCCGTGGGGGCTCCGGGACTTTCGCCTGCACGACCCTGACGGGTACTACCTGCGGATCACGTCTCGCAGACACTGA
- a CDS encoding LacI family DNA-binding transcriptional regulator encodes MPGRATVRDVAAETGVSIATVSRVLNQQGNVAPETRELVERVVERLGVRAPNPRGGSPKPVGGAVYLRCPYVLTDYFGLIVSSIAETLDRHGRRLVLNAGEATQHDQVLTKLPAQRDLAGAILILPPETSDELIQLRARRFPFVVVDPRTPLPRDIAAVSAAHFAGARQVTAHLVGLGHTRIGVIGGPSEWLASDARLSGHAAALADAGILPDPSLVRPIQPTTEHGYRAAGQLLDLPDRPTALIAFNDKAAVGALQAATIRGVSVPTDLSIAGFDDIDISRSTTPSLTTVRQPLQEMGRMAVSLLIRLLDRHELEALHVELATELVVRDSTAPPR; translated from the coding sequence ATGCCGGGTAGGGCGACTGTCCGGGACGTCGCGGCGGAGACCGGCGTCTCGATCGCGACGGTTTCGCGCGTGCTCAACCAGCAGGGGAACGTCGCGCCCGAGACCCGTGAGCTGGTCGAGCGGGTGGTCGAGCGGCTCGGCGTACGGGCGCCTAATCCGCGCGGTGGGTCGCCGAAGCCGGTCGGAGGGGCGGTGTATCTGCGGTGTCCGTATGTGCTGACGGACTACTTCGGACTGATCGTCTCGTCGATCGCGGAGACGCTCGATCGGCATGGGCGTCGGCTGGTCCTCAACGCGGGCGAGGCGACTCAGCACGACCAGGTCCTCACCAAGCTGCCCGCGCAACGCGACCTCGCCGGGGCGATCCTGATCCTGCCGCCGGAGACGAGCGACGAGCTGATCCAGCTCCGCGCCCGCCGCTTCCCGTTCGTCGTCGTCGACCCCCGTACTCCGCTGCCGCGCGACATCGCAGCCGTCTCCGCAGCCCATTTCGCCGGCGCGCGGCAGGTCACCGCCCACCTGGTGGGCCTGGGCCACACCCGGATCGGCGTCATCGGCGGCCCCAGCGAATGGCTGGCCTCCGACGCCCGCCTCAGCGGCCACGCAGCCGCCCTAGCCGACGCAGGCATCCTCCCCGACCCGTCGCTGGTACGCCCGATCCAACCCACCACCGAGCACGGCTACCGAGCCGCCGGCCAACTCCTGGACCTCCCCGACCGCCCCACCGCCTTGATCGCCTTCAACGACAAAGCAGCAGTAGGCGCCCTCCAAGCCGCCACCATCCGAGGCGTCTCCGTCCCCACCGACCTCTCAATCGCCGGCTTCGACGACATCGACATCAGCCGCTCCACCACGCCAAGCCTCACCACCGTCCGCCAACCCCTCCAGGAGATGGGCCGAATGGCAGTAAGCCTCCTCATCCGCCTCCTGGACCGCCACGAACTAGAAGCCCTCCATGTAGAACTAGCCACCGAGCTAGTAGTACGAGACTCGACCGCCCCACCCCGCTAG
- a CDS encoding GNAT family N-acetyltransferase, with translation MELMEGVELRHADRTDPAVLALTTAQQTELAALYGEDQPLVALHPDIEFILLTLDGAPVGCVGLQPISPGLGEIKRMYVEPSSRGWGLSRLLLTEIESHARTRGLTTLRLETGTKQLEAIALYTHHGYTETPRYPPFETETVSRCFAKHLD, from the coding sequence ATGGAGCTGATGGAGGGCGTCGAGCTACGCCACGCCGACCGCACCGATCCAGCCGTGCTCGCGCTGACCACCGCCCAACAGACCGAACTGGCCGCCCTCTACGGCGAAGACCAGCCGCTGGTCGCCCTGCACCCCGACATCGAGTTCATCCTGCTCACCCTCGACGGCGCCCCGGTCGGCTGCGTCGGTCTGCAACCGATCTCCCCCGGCCTCGGCGAGATCAAGCGCATGTACGTAGAACCATCCTCCCGAGGCTGGGGCCTCTCCCGCCTCCTCCTGACGGAGATCGAGTCCCACGCCCGCACCCGAGGCCTGACCACCCTCCGCCTCGAGACCGGCACCAAACAACTTGAAGCCATCGCCCTCTACACCCACCACGGCTACACCGAGACCCCGCGCTACCCACCCTTCGAAACCGAAACAGTCTCCCGCTGCTTCGCCAAACACCTCGACTAG
- a CDS encoding alkaline phosphatase D family protein yields MADLTRRTVLGALTVAGATAAAPAVAWSSGTPMLRTAADASPNLVRGATFPEGIMAGVPRTDGATLWTRVPRGLFDGDAELAIVVSKQRDLSSPEIVETVIAEKQWDGCVHFQANGLAAGAEYFYQFRGQDAVSPVGRFQTLRPADSNQPVRIGFFTCQGFTEGYYATHRHLAAEDLDLVVCLGDYVYEATVPGVRGIDLNLYPQILPSMRAKYTLYRSDPDLKAMHAQHAFLPLWDDHEFRNNYSKDNWTLPELFFQEKKSAAWHAWFERMPVPRYADDMTRTYRSLKLGRTVELFAIDNRQYKDDQPCDDGGSIVCAAADAPGRSMLGPAQKAWLEDGLRSSGARWKVLANPNMMMGMVTGAAGERAFMDTWDGYGAERTELLSLAAERVSDLVVVTGDDHDTFSGELWDTGFAPGTPGNPGGTRRAGVEFVVPSVSSTNTGDTKGVAGAKAEEQKRLQYNPHLKQVDMRQHGYGVLEVTQDDAKLSYRAVDKLHANAGVSTSYQVRTARGSSTVEVI; encoded by the coding sequence ATGGCTGACCTCACCCGCAGGACCGTCCTCGGCGCTCTGACCGTCGCTGGAGCCACCGCTGCAGCTCCGGCCGTCGCCTGGAGCTCCGGTACTCCGATGCTCCGCACCGCCGCCGATGCCTCGCCGAACCTCGTCCGCGGCGCCACCTTCCCGGAGGGGATCATGGCCGGCGTCCCACGCACCGACGGCGCGACGCTGTGGACGCGAGTCCCGCGTGGACTCTTCGACGGCGACGCCGAGCTGGCGATCGTAGTGTCGAAGCAGCGCGACCTGAGCAGCCCGGAGATCGTCGAGACGGTGATCGCGGAGAAGCAGTGGGACGGCTGCGTGCACTTCCAGGCGAACGGGCTCGCCGCCGGCGCGGAGTACTTCTACCAGTTCCGCGGCCAGGACGCCGTGAGCCCGGTCGGCCGGTTCCAGACCCTGCGCCCGGCCGACTCCAACCAGCCCGTCAGGATCGGCTTCTTCACCTGCCAGGGCTTCACCGAGGGGTACTACGCGACGCACCGGCACCTGGCGGCCGAGGACCTCGACCTCGTGGTCTGCCTCGGCGACTACGTCTACGAGGCCACCGTCCCCGGAGTCCGCGGCATCGATCTCAACCTCTATCCGCAGATCCTGCCGAGCATGCGAGCGAAGTACACGCTCTATCGCAGCGATCCGGATCTCAAGGCGATGCACGCGCAGCACGCGTTCCTGCCGTTGTGGGACGACCACGAGTTCCGCAACAACTACAGCAAGGACAACTGGACGCTGCCCGAGCTGTTCTTCCAGGAGAAGAAGAGCGCGGCCTGGCACGCCTGGTTCGAGCGGATGCCGGTACCTCGGTACGCCGACGACATGACCCGGACCTATCGCTCGCTCAAGCTCGGCCGGACCGTCGAGCTGTTCGCCATCGACAACCGTCAGTACAAGGACGACCAGCCCTGCGACGACGGCGGCTCGATCGTCTGCGCGGCCGCCGACGCGCCTGGTCGCAGCATGCTCGGCCCGGCGCAGAAGGCGTGGCTCGAGGACGGGCTGCGATCGTCGGGCGCGCGCTGGAAGGTGCTCGCCAACCCGAACATGATGATGGGCATGGTGACCGGCGCAGCCGGCGAGCGCGCGTTCATGGACACCTGGGACGGGTACGGCGCCGAGCGCACCGAGTTGCTGTCGCTGGCGGCCGAGCGGGTGTCCGACCTGGTCGTGGTGACCGGCGACGACCATGACACCTTCTCCGGCGAGCTGTGGGACACCGGCTTCGCACCGGGCACCCCCGGCAACCCTGGAGGTACTCGGCGGGCCGGGGTCGAGTTCGTCGTACCGTCCGTGTCCTCGACCAATACCGGCGACACGAAGGGCGTGGCCGGCGCGAAGGCGGAGGAGCAGAAGCGGTTGCAGTACAACCCGCACCTGAAGCAGGTCGACATGCGGCAGCACGGGTACGGCGTACTCGAGGTGACCCAGGACGACGCCAAGCTCTCCTACCGAGCGGTGGACAAGCTGCACGCCAACGCTGGCGTCAGCACCAGCTACCAGGTGCGTACTGCGCGGGGGAGCTCGACAGTAGAGGTGATCTGA
- a CDS encoding TetR/AcrR family transcriptional regulator — MNTPKAPRAAAQAVPDAAAEADGTATATPTVGNGETPVVAAVGDETPVAPAVGGETSVVPGGRRKRLTAEDRRKQLVGIGLMMLRTQPIHELSIDAVAAEAGISRGLLFHYFPTKRDFYVEVMSAAGRRLLRVTKPDPALPLDEQLRQMLLSFVAFVTRRRDSYISFVRGAAGGDNFVVEVYAATRAGLTTRVLTLLDHPDATEPASPIRLTVHAWLAYVEDLTIEWSGLPDPDRPTTPDELVTHFITALQALRSL, encoded by the coding sequence GTGAATACGCCGAAAGCCCCGCGAGCCGCCGCGCAGGCGGTGCCGGACGCAGCGGCTGAGGCGGACGGCACAGCGACAGCGACGCCCACGGTGGGTAACGGCGAAACGCCGGTGGTGGCCGCGGTGGGTGACGAGACGCCGGTGGCGCCTGCGGTGGGTGGCGAGACGTCGGTGGTACCGGGTGGGCGGCGGAAGCGGCTGACTGCGGAGGATCGGCGGAAGCAGTTGGTCGGTATCGGGCTGATGATGCTGCGCACCCAGCCGATCCACGAGCTCTCGATCGACGCGGTCGCGGCCGAGGCGGGGATCTCGCGCGGGCTGCTGTTCCACTACTTCCCGACCAAGCGCGACTTCTACGTCGAGGTGATGAGCGCTGCCGGCCGCCGCCTGCTCCGCGTCACCAAGCCAGACCCGGCCCTGCCGCTCGACGAGCAGCTCCGCCAGATGCTCTTGTCGTTCGTAGCCTTCGTCACCCGCCGCCGCGACTCCTACATCTCCTTCGTCCGCGGCGCCGCCGGCGGCGACAACTTCGTCGTCGAGGTCTACGCCGCAACCCGGGCCGGCCTCACCACCCGAGTCCTCACCCTCCTCGACCACCCCGACGCGACGGAACCCGCCTCCCCGATCCGCCTCACCGTCCACGCCTGGCTCGCCTACGTAGAAGACCTAACCATCGAATGGTCCGGCCTCCCCGACCCCGACCGCCCCACCACCCCAGACGAGCTGGTCACCCACTTCATCACCGCTCTACAGGCGCTCCGCTCGCTCTGA
- a CDS encoding discoidin domain-containing protein, protein MKRPAIGAVVAGSALLLSGLSAGAQAVELPAAQNSTTKSTTKASVWVTTPDRAELMHQRPDVAFGKGQSTQTTITVDPATKYQTMDGFGASITDSSAAVLYRLTPAVRDQTMRSLFDRNQGIGVSFLRQVVGSSDFTAAPQHYTYDDVPAGQTDFALRNFSIAHDQTQILPLLRRAKQLNPSLKVMATPWSPPAWMKTGDSLVGGRLKDDPKIYNAYARYLVKFVKAYEAAGVPVDFISVQNEPQNRKPSGYPGTDMPVRQEAAVIEQLGPLLRAYSPRTKILGYDHNWTTHPGDVNSTPPGEDPETDYPYQLLDSPAGKWLAGTAYHCYSGNPSDQSNLQKAFPKKGIWFTECSGSHGASDTPPQIFRGTLTWHARTLMLGTTRNWAKSVVNWNIALDDKGGPYNGGCTTCTGLVTVQPDGSVTTDAEYYTIGHLSKFVRTGAVRIASTSYGTTGWNGQLMSSAFRNPDGSTALVVHNENDDPRTFAVAVGDESFEYTLPGGAIGTFVWQRSPKTLTPVSLAGATASAVPAADAALAFDADGSTVWQSKAAQAAGQYVQVDLGTAKQFRRVAIDTGGNLGDFAQAWQVSTSFDGTTWRPLATGTSNGQLTNVDVKPTRARYVRITNTGTSDHWWSLADVRLYN, encoded by the coding sequence ATGAAGAGACCTGCGATCGGCGCCGTCGTGGCCGGCTCCGCCCTACTACTCAGCGGGCTGTCCGCCGGTGCCCAGGCGGTCGAGCTGCCCGCCGCTCAGAACAGCACCACGAAGAGCACCACCAAGGCGAGCGTTTGGGTCACCACCCCCGACCGCGCCGAACTGATGCACCAGCGTCCCGACGTAGCCTTCGGCAAAGGGCAGAGCACGCAGACGACCATCACGGTCGACCCCGCGACGAAGTACCAGACGATGGACGGCTTCGGCGCCTCGATCACCGACTCGTCGGCAGCGGTGCTTTACCGCCTGACCCCGGCCGTGCGCGACCAGACGATGCGGTCGCTGTTCGATCGCAACCAGGGCATCGGCGTGAGCTTCCTGCGTCAGGTGGTCGGCTCCTCCGACTTCACCGCGGCGCCACAGCACTACACCTACGACGACGTACCGGCCGGGCAGACCGACTTCGCGCTGCGGAACTTCAGCATCGCCCATGACCAGACGCAGATCCTGCCGCTACTCCGCCGGGCCAAGCAGCTCAACCCCTCGCTCAAGGTGATGGCGACACCGTGGAGCCCGCCGGCCTGGATGAAGACCGGCGACTCCCTGGTCGGTGGCCGGCTCAAGGACGACCCCAAGATCTACAACGCCTACGCGCGCTATCTGGTGAAGTTCGTGAAGGCGTACGAGGCGGCCGGCGTACCGGTGGACTTCATCTCGGTGCAGAACGAGCCGCAGAACCGCAAGCCGAGCGGCTACCCCGGCACGGACATGCCGGTCCGCCAGGAGGCCGCGGTGATCGAGCAACTCGGCCCCCTGCTCCGTGCGTACAGCCCGCGGACCAAGATCCTCGGCTACGACCACAACTGGACGACTCACCCCGGCGACGTCAACAGCACCCCGCCCGGTGAGGACCCGGAGACCGACTACCCGTACCAGTTGCTCGACAGCCCGGCCGGCAAGTGGCTGGCCGGTACGGCGTACCACTGCTACTCCGGCAACCCGAGCGACCAGAGCAACCTCCAGAAGGCCTTCCCGAAGAAGGGAATCTGGTTCACCGAGTGCTCCGGCTCGCACGGCGCGAGCGACACTCCGCCGCAGATCTTCCGCGGCACGCTGACCTGGCACGCCCGCACGCTGATGCTCGGTACGACCCGCAACTGGGCCAAGTCGGTCGTCAACTGGAACATCGCGCTGGACGACAAGGGTGGCCCGTACAACGGTGGTTGTACCACCTGCACCGGACTCGTCACCGTGCAGCCGGACGGCAGCGTCACCACCGACGCCGAGTACTACACGATCGGACACCTGTCGAAGTTCGTCCGCACCGGCGCGGTACGGATCGCCAGTACGTCGTACGGGACGACCGGCTGGAACGGGCAGCTCATGTCGTCGGCCTTCCGCAACCCGGACGGCTCGACCGCGTTGGTCGTGCACAACGAGAACGACGACCCGCGGACCTTCGCGGTCGCAGTCGGCGACGAATCCTTCGAGTACACGCTGCCGGGTGGCGCCATCGGCACCTTCGTCTGGCAGCGCTCGCCCAAGACGCTGACCCCGGTGTCGCTGGCGGGCGCGACGGCTAGCGCGGTACCGGCTGCCGATGCGGCGCTCGCGTTCGACGCCGACGGTTCCACTGTCTGGCAGTCGAAGGCGGCGCAGGCTGCTGGCCAGTACGTGCAGGTGGATCTCGGTACGGCGAAGCAGTTCCGACGGGTCGCGATCGACACCGGCGGCAACCTCGGCGACTTCGCCCAGGCCTGGCAGGTGTCGACCAGCTTCGACGGCACCACCTGGCGACCACTGGCGACTGGCACCAGTAACGGCCAGCTCACCAACGTCGACGTGAAGCCGACGCGGGCCCGCTACGTCCGGATCACGAACACCGGCACCAGCGACCACTGGTGGAGTCTCGCCGACGTGCGCCTCTACAACTAG
- a CDS encoding amidase codes for MPSLEATAAAVRAGELDPVDLVEAALQRATDAARLNAVVHLDVEGARAVAATHSRTGALAGIPVLVKEIIEVEGLPYRCGSASMDGPAVRDADVVRRLRAAGAVVIGLSHSHEFAYGCTGTSNRTGPCLNPHDLSRMTGGSSSGAAAAVAAGVVPLAIGTDTAGSVRTPAALCGVVGYKPTRDTLPADGVFPLAQSLDVVGVLTNTVADAVYAVAALSGGGRPAIDAPRLGVPGNPEYREYDAEVSAAWEQALERLPTVEVELPDWATTLRTGIDLQGPEAVANHMGRSTELYQPDVQQRLREAAEVPAWRYVQARATAADLARQLSELLDQVDAIVLPTVPIVAPLLDAQDVRSTLMRHIRLANIADVPAITIPLKTAGLPVGLQIIARSNQLAGAVATWITGHLDLNKA; via the coding sequence ATGCCCTCTCTGGAGGCCACTGCGGCCGCTGTCCGTGCTGGTGAACTAGACCCCGTCGACCTGGTCGAGGCCGCCCTGCAGCGAGCGACTGACGCAGCGCGGCTCAACGCAGTGGTCCACCTGGACGTCGAGGGTGCTCGTGCCGTGGCTGCTACCCACAGCAGGACGGGTGCGCTCGCGGGCATCCCCGTGCTGGTCAAGGAGATCATCGAGGTCGAGGGGCTGCCGTACCGCTGCGGATCGGCCTCGATGGATGGGCCGGCGGTTAGGGACGCGGACGTCGTACGCCGGTTGCGCGCGGCCGGTGCCGTCGTCATCGGGCTCAGCCACTCACATGAGTTCGCCTACGGCTGCACCGGTACGTCGAATCGCACCGGGCCGTGCCTCAACCCGCATGACTTGTCGCGGATGACGGGTGGCTCCAGTTCGGGGGCAGCCGCAGCAGTAGCGGCCGGAGTCGTACCGCTGGCGATTGGTACCGACACGGCTGGCTCGGTGCGAACTCCTGCAGCGCTCTGCGGGGTCGTCGGCTACAAGCCCACGCGGGACACGCTGCCGGCGGATGGGGTGTTCCCGCTCGCGCAGAGCCTGGATGTGGTGGGGGTGCTGACCAATACGGTCGCGGACGCGGTCTATGCGGTCGCTGCGCTCTCCGGGGGCGGCAGGCCGGCCATCGACGCGCCAAGACTGGGGGTGCCGGGCAACCCGGAGTACCGGGAGTACGACGCCGAGGTCAGCGCTGCATGGGAGCAGGCGCTAGAGAGGCTGCCGACAGTTGAGGTCGAGCTGCCTGACTGGGCGACCACGCTGCGGACGGGCATAGACCTGCAAGGTCCGGAGGCGGTGGCCAACCACATGGGCAGGTCCACTGAGCTCTACCAGCCCGATGTCCAGCAACGCCTCCGGGAGGCGGCAGAGGTACCGGCCTGGCGCTACGTGCAAGCTCGGGCGACAGCAGCCGACCTGGCCAGACAACTGTCCGAGCTACTGGACCAAGTCGATGCAATAGTCCTGCCCACAGTGCCCATCGTGGCTCCACTGCTCGATGCACAAGACGTTCGATCGACCCTGATGCGCCACATCCGCCTGGCCAACATCGCCGATGTCCCCGCCATCACCATCCCGCTGAAGACTGCCGGCCTCCCGGTAGGCCTCCAAATCATTGCCAGAAGCAACCAACTGGCCGGCGCGGTGGCAACCTGGATCACCGGCCACCTTGACCTCAACAAAGCATGA